A single window of Gossypium arboreum isolate Shixiya-1 chromosome 13, ASM2569848v2, whole genome shotgun sequence DNA harbors:
- the LOC108462402 gene encoding berberine bridge enzyme-like 8, with the protein MVGKITRAYERELKDGDVKMTSPKFGMSILFFFLRISFCSSTDQSFQQCFSSHLPPSKITYDVIFTQNSSQYSSILQSSIRNLRFSNASKPRYLVTPYNENHIQATIICSKEHHMHVRVRSAGHDYEGLSYISDVPFIVIDLFHIRSVMVDIKNEFAWVGAGATLGELYYSISAKSNVHGFPAGSCPTVGVGGHISGGGFGTIFRKYGLAADNVIDAKMIDVNGNVLDRKSMGEDLFWAIRGGGGASFGVIFSWKLKLVRVPPTVTVFKTLKTLEQGATKLVQKWQNIAYKFHHDLFVHAVIQVTNPNSNQNPTVQVSFDCLFLGTTERLLSSIQRSFPELGVTQENCTEMSWIQSVLYFAGHSIAESADVLLNRGTQSTQSFKGKSDYVKEAIPKMGLEGLFKMVAEEETSMLILTPYGGRMKQIKSSATPFPYRSEYLYGIQYMISWDVAEETGKRIGWMRRLYKYMEPYVSTAPRAAYFNYRDLDLGRNSYPNTSYVEASQWGLKYFNHNFNRLVRVKTLADPHNFFWNEQSIPVLRLE; encoded by the coding sequence ATGGTCGGAAAAATCACTCGAGCTTATGAAAGGGAGCTCAAAGATGGTGATGTGAAGATGACGAGTCCGAAGTTCGGGATGTCAATATTATTTTTCTTCCTTCGCATCTCGTTTTGCTCTTCAACAGACCAAAGTTTCCAGCAATGCTTTTCATCTCATTTACCACCTTCCAAAATAACTTATGATGTTATCTTCACCCAAAACAGTTCTCAATATTCATCCATATTGCAGTCTTCCATACGGAACTTACGGTTTTCGAATGCTTCGAAACCACGTTACTTGGTTACCCCTTACAACGAAAATCATATCCAGGCAACCATAATCTGTTCCAAGGAACATCACATGCATGTTAGAGTTCGAAGTGCTGGACATGACTATGAAGGCCTCTCTTATATATCTGATGTTCCATTTATAGTTATAGATCTTTTCCATATCCGGTCTGTCATGGTAGATATAAAAAATGAATTTGCATGGGTTGGAGCTGGTGCAACACTTGGTGAATTATATTATAGTATTTCTGCCAAAAGTAATGTCCATGGATTCCCTGCGGGGAGTTGTCCCACTGTAGGGGTGGGGGGACACATCAGTGGAGGTGGATTCGGTACGATATTTAGAAAATACGGTTTAGCAGCCGACAATGTTATCGACGCCAAGATGATCGACGTTAATGGAAATGTTCTTGACAGGAAATCAATGGGAGAAGATCTGTTTTGGGCCATCAGAGGCGGTGGAGGAGCTAGCTTTGGTGTTATTTTCTCATGGAAACTTAAGTTGGTTCGTGTTCCTCCGACCGTAACCGTTTTTAAAACCTTAAAGACATTGGAACAAGGAGCAACCAAACTTGTCCAGAAGTGGCAAAACATTGCGTATAAGTTTCACCATGACCTTTTCGTCCATGCAGTTATACAAGTTACTAATCCGAATTCAAACCAAAACCCAACCGTTCAAGTTTCCTTCGATTGCTTGTTTCTTGGGACTACAGAAAGACTCCTCTCTTCCATACAACGTAGTTTCCCCGAACTAGGCGTAACTCAAGAAAACTGCACTGAAATGAGTTGGATCCAATCCGTCCTTTACTTTGCTGGCCACTCAATTGCAGAATCCGCAGATGTTTTACTCAATAGGGGAACACAATCTACGCAGTCGTTCAAAGGCAAGTCCGACTACGTAAAGGAAGCAATCCCCAAAATGGGGCTCGAAGGACTATTTAAAATGGTAGCGGAGGAAGAGACATCGATGTTGATATTAACGCCTTACGGAGGAAGAATGAAGCAAATAAAGAGTTCAGCAACTCCATTTCCTTATAGAAGTGAGTATTTATATGGGATACAATATATGATTAGTTGGGATGTAGCAGAGGAAACAGGGAAACGCATAGGGTGGATGAGAAGGTTGTACAAGTACATGGAACCTTATGTCTCAACAGCACCGAGGGCTGCATATTTCAATTACAGGGATCTTGATTTGGGGAGGAACAGTTACCCAAATACAAGCTATGTGGAAGCAAGCCAATGGGGTTTGAAATACTTCAACCATAATTTCAATAGACTGGTTCGGGTGAAGACTTTAGCTGATCCTCACAATTTCTTTTGGAATGAGCAAAGTATTCCAGTATTAAGGTTAGAATAA